A stretch of the Aricia agestis chromosome 15, ilAriAges1.1, whole genome shotgun sequence genome encodes the following:
- the LOC121734379 gene encoding cytochrome P450 6B1-like gives MIVLYGLLALLLIIHYYFTRTFSYWKNRKIVYQKPVPFFGNLKNAATRKENLTVTYKGVYDAFPQEKIVGFFRMTTPCLMIRDLEVIKHILLKDFDSFEDRGIEFSDEGLGTNLFHANAETWRVLRNKFTPLFTTTKLKNMMHLMTERCDLFMKHLRDTSQTEHEIHLLCQRYTMSTIAACAFGIDIDMVNDSFIDNINKIDKLIFTKNFFYEVDMMYPGILKKLNLSLFPAEITNFFQDLVKKVMNERTNSISNRRDFIDLILDLKNTETLSSKSRNGEKELRLDLTDDIIAAQAFVFYAAGYETSATTLAYLFYELAKNQDIQQKLVKEIDDVINEQNGELKYEAISSMQYLKQVFDETLRKYPLVELQRRAKVNYRVPDTNIIIEKGQTIIISSLGIHYDEKYYPNPEKFDPERFSPENSANRHPCAYIPFGVGPRNCIGMRFAKLQSYICAVKLLKQYRVEISRNTKNVTYDPRRIVMSPKDGIILNLIPRR, from the exons ATGATTGTTTTATATGGCCTTTTAGCACTGTTGCTTATAATCCACTACTACTTCACCAGAACATTCAGTTACTGGAAGAACAGGAAGATCGTCTACCAAAAACCTGTGCCGTTCTTTGGGAACCTAAAAAATGCCGCGACCCGCAAGGAAAACTTGACCGTCACTTACAAGGGAGTCTACGACGCGTTCCCTCAAGAAAAGATCGTGGGATTCTTCAGAATGACGACACCCTGCCTCATGATTCGTGACTTGGAAGTTATCAAGCATATTCTGTTGAAGGACTTCGACTCGTTTGAAGACCGTGGTATAGAATTCAGCGACGAAGGTTTGGGAACGAACTTGTTTCATGCCAACGCCGAAACGTGGCGAGTGCTGAGGAATAAGTTCACGCCACTATTCACTACGACGAAGCTGAAGAATATGATGCACTTGATGACCGAGCGATGCGACCTCTTCATGAAACACCTGAGAGATACGAGCCAGACAGAACATGAAATACATTTGCTCTGCCAGCGGTACACGATGTCGACTATAGCCGCCTGCGCCTTCGGAATAGACATCGACATGGTCAACGACTCCTTCATAGACAACATAAACAAAATCGACAAGCTGATATTCACCAAAAACTTCTTCTACGAGGTGGACATGATGTACCCGGGAATTTTGAAGAAGCTAAATCTGTCTCTATTCCCGGCGGAGATAACGAACTTCTTTCAAGATTTGGTTAAAAAAGTGATGAACGAGAGAACAAACTCTATATCGAATAGAAGAGACTTCATAGATTTAATATTGGACTTGAAGAATACTGAGACTCTGAGCTCCAAATCGAGAAACGGCGAGAAAGAGCTGAGATTAGATTTGACTGATGACATAATAGCGGCGCAGGCTTTTGTGTTCTATGCGGCCGGCTACGAAACCTCGGCCACCACTCTCGCCTACCTATTTTATGAACTGGCAAAGAATCAAGATATTCAACAAAAACTGGTAAAAGAAATAGACGATGTTATTAATGAGCAAAATGGTGAACTAAAGTACGAAGCTATTAGCTCTATGCAGTATTTGAAACAAGTATTTGACGAGACGCTTAGGAAGTATCCCCTAGTTGAGCTGCAAAGACGAGCGAAAGTAAATTATAGGGTACCGGATACTAATATCATTATTGAAAAAGGGCAAACAATCATTATATCGTCTTTAGGTATTCATTACGATGAAAAATACTATCCGAATCCTGAAAAATTTGACCCCGAACGATTTTCTCCAGAAAATTCTGCGAATAGACACCCCTGTGCGTACATTCCATTCGGAGTTGGACCTAGGAATTGTATTG GAATGCGCTTCGCAAAACTGCAGTCTTATATTTGCGCggtgaaattattaaaacaatatcgGGTGGAAATATCCAGAAACACTAAAAATGTAACTTATGACCCCCGACGAATTGTGATGAGTCCAAAGGATggaattattttaaatcttataCCAAGGCGCTGA